The Setaria italica strain Yugu1 chromosome IX, Setaria_italica_v2.0, whole genome shotgun sequence genome has a window encoding:
- the LOC101765677 gene encoding uncharacterized protein LOC101765677: MPGVPSASGSGIWSRRRDEITFDRLQKFWNDLPPQARQELLKLDKQTLIEQARKNFYCSRCNGLLLESFSQIVIYGKSLQQEASDISQLRTTTESRITQGEQDGAQDPSVHPWGGLSTTKDGVLTLLDCFIKAKSLRVLQNVFDNARAREREREMLYPDACGAGGRGWISQGMVNYRGHGTREMCALHTAHLSCDTLVDFWSALGEETRSSLLRMKEEDFIEKLMYRFDSKRFCRECRRNVIREFKELKELKRMRREPHCTSWFCVTDTAFQCEVFEDAVIVDWRQCLSEPDGSYHHFEWAIGTDEGESDIFGFEDVGMNAQVHRNGINLDQFEDYFITLRAWRLDGHYTELCVKAHALKGQSCVHHRLVVGDGFVTMTKGESIRNFFEHAEEAEEEDEDDAMDRDGNDFDGDGSHPQKHAKSPELAREFLLDAAAVIFKEQVEKAFREGTAQQNAHSVFVSLALKLLEERLHIACKEIITLEKQNKLLEEEEKEKREEQERRMKRRTREREKKLRRKERLKEKENKGKRLVELKSPDDVSSLALSNLSTSTNDDSTNTLDSRDSATEEEDNAEVVNPRSCDSHIDQSSCMEINGQNSVRCNAMAEFSLMDSSDLCTSEQSKSSKRSPRLREDFPQDQSCWYDDCQDEYGRIGDLQWQSRERARSSDRSCNAVSTTNNRTRDRHAYNSCSCGHQEDYGVVNNCFLSTARSGREMKMARKSGVDKPRVQYRRCYPLDNFVVSKATRIASTQKNAILKQVWEPMDARKTTNLDNTDNVACSIDNVDPLESVDCDTSGCQKLAARCESQPLASESSSDVCKSDQQCGTTERSQAAACDGTLTVNKQNCYPGNDEGSRHDEELMMNSAGSDGSSSCMSEGDRESSSSSMTSLSAQNPESSSSESEESPDRTKSTVGTPSSRTASRSLLEACAGNGFREYQPKATRLAHNDRLGFNTSPFQDQLLRQQSMHVSPYSPATMGLHNRSWAAQTNGNFHYARPTHLYSSPLVFGAPGNHFVDYPVQYSSVNPYLAPAFSHMPPEPIHTTPASFRAMPLSTPFRNGPQHIAGHAHREMNLERHPAKLTTLSGKDLLEDKNRSGLKDLPEDKNKSQDADASFSLFQFNLPIASPVTPSSKDDKNGELTARTPLLQVQAQLCSREQADVKEYNLFSSKDNGIFSCSKDNDIFSFM; encoded by the exons ATGCCGGGGGTGCCGTCCGCATCGGGATCGGGGATCTGGTCGCGGCGGCGGGACGAGATCACGTTCGATCGCCTCCAAAAG tTCTGGAATGATTTGCCTCCTCAAGCACGGCAGGAGCTCCTCAAATTGGATAAGCAAACTCTCATTGAACAAGCTCGCAAGAATTTCTACTGCTCAAGGTGCAATGGGCTGCTTCTGGAAAGTTTCTCACAGATAGTTATATATGGGAAGTCACTGCAGCAAGAAGCATCAGATATTAGTCAACTTAGGACAACTACTGAGTCAAGGATTACGCAAGGGGAACAAGATGGGGCTCAGGACCCATCAGTTCATCCTTGGGGAGGTCTTTCAACCACAAAGGATGGTGTCCTTACACTTCTGGACTGCTTTATAAAAGCGAAATCACTACGGGTACTTCAGAAT GTCTTTGATAATGCACGAGCAAGGGAGAGGGAACGGGAAATGCTTTATCCTGATGCCTGTGGTGCAGGTGGTAGAGGATGGATTAGCCAAGGGATGGTTAACTATAGGGGGCATGGAACAAGAGAAATGTGTGCTCTGCACACTGCCCACCTGTCATGTGATACTCTGGTGGATTTCTGGTCAGCACTAGGTGAAGAAACTAGATCATCTCTTCTGCGGATGAAGgaggaagatttcattgaaaaaCTTATGTACAG GTTTGATAGCAAGAGATTTTGCCGAGAGTGCCGAAGGAATGTTATTCGTGAATTTAAGGAGCTGAAGGAACTGAAGCGCATGCGAAGGGAACCTCACTGCACCAGTTGGTTCTGTGTTACAGATACTGCTTTTCAATGTGAG GTATTTGAGGATGCGGTCATAGTCGATTGGCgccaatgcttatcagagccaGATGGATCTTACCACCACTTTGAGTGGGCTATTGGGACAGATGAAGGAGAATCTGATATCTTTGGCTTTGAAGATGTTGGAATGAATGCACAAGTCCACAGAAATGGAATTAATCTTGATCAGTTTGAGGACTACTTCATAACTCTGCGAGCTTGGAGACTTGACGGCCACTACACAGAGCTGTGTGTTAAAGCACATGCATTGAAGGGTCAATCATGCGTCCACCACAGGCTTGTGGTGGGTGATGGCTTTGTGACAATGACAAAGGGTGAAAGTATTAGAAATTTCTTTGAGCACGCTGAAGAGGCTGAGGAAGAGGAT GAAGATGATGCCATGGATAGGGATGGAAATGATTTTGATGGTGATGGCTCCCATCCTCAGAAGCATGCCAAGAGCCCTGAACTGGCAAGAGAATTTCTTTTGGATGCTGCTGCTGTGATATTCAAAGAACAG GTTGAGAAGGCCTTCAGAGAAGGTACAGCGCAGCAGAATGCACATAGTGTTTTTGTGTCTCTTGCATTAAAACTTTTGGAAGAGAGACTTCATATAGCATGCAAAGAAATTATTACTTTGGAAAAACAG AACAAACTTCttgaggaagaggaaaaagagaagCGTGAAGAACAAGAGCGCAGGATGAAGAGGAGaacaagagagagagaaaagaagctaaggagaaaagaaagactgaaagaaaaggaaaacaaagggAAAAGACTAGTTGAACTGAAGTCACCAGATGATGTTTCATCCTTAGCTCTAAGCAACTTATCAACATCTACCAATGATGATTCGACAAATACTCTTGACTCAAGAGATTCAGCTACTGAAGAGGAAGATAATGCTGAAGTTGTGAATCCACGCTCTTGTGACAGCCATATAGATCAATCCTCATGTATGGAAATTAATGGACAAAACAGCGTCCGGTGCAATGCCATGGCAGAATTTTCACTAATGGACAGCAGTGATCTTTGCACATCAGAGCAATCCAAATCTTCGAAACGAAGTCCAAGGTTGAGAGAGGATTTTCCTCAAGATCAGTCCTGTTGGTATGATGACTGCCAAGATGAATATGGAAGAATTGGTGATTTACAGTGGCAATCGAGGGAAAGAGCAAGAAGTAGTGATCGAAGCTGCAACGCGGTATCCACTACAAATAACAGAACAAGAGATAGGCATGCATACAATTCTTGCAGCTGTGGCCATCAGGAAGACTACGGAGTTGTGAATAACTGTTTCTTGTCTACAGCTAGATCTGGTAGGGAGATGAAGATGGCAAGGAAATCAGGAGTTGATAAACCTAGGGTGCAGTACCGCAGATGCTATCCGTTGGATAACTTTGTAGTTTCGAAAGCAACCCGTATTGCAAGTACACAAAAAAATGCTATTCTTAAGCAAGTATGGGAACCAATGGATGCTCGAAAGACGACTAATTTAGACAACACGGATAATGTTGCATGTTCAATTGACAATGTCGATCCACTAGAATCTGTGGATTGTGATACCAGTGGATGTCAAAAGCTTGCTGCAAGATGTGAATCACAGCCTCTGGCTTCTGAAAGTTCCAGTGATGTTTGTAAATCAGATCAGCAGTGTGGAACCACTGAGAGAAGTCAAGCTGCTGCTTGTGATGGTACTCTTACGGTGAATAAACAAAACTGTTACCCTGGAAATGATGAAGGCTCCAGGCATGATGAAGAGCTGATGATGAACTCTGCTGGTTCTGATGGCTCCTCTTCATGTATGAGCGAGGGGGATAGGGAAAGCAGCTCCAGCAGCATGACCTCTTTGAGCGCTCAAAATCCGGAATCATCTTCATCTGAGTCAGAGGAATCCCCAGACAGAACAAAGAGCACCGTAGGTACTCCATCGTCAAGAACAGCGTCACGGTCCTTGCTCGAGGCATGTGCAGGAAACGGTTTTAGAGAATACCAACCAAAAGCCACACGTCTGGCTCACAATGACAGACTTGGATTCAACACATCCCCTTTCCAGGATCAGCTGCTGCGTCAACAAAGCATGCATGTATCTCCATATTCGCCAGCAACAATGGGGCTTCACAACCGTTCTTGGGCTGCTCAAACAAATGGAAACTTCCATTATGCCAGACCTACCCACTTATATTCTAGTCCGCTTGTGTTTGGAGCACCTGGTAACCATTTTGTTGATTATCCGGTCCAGTACAGCAGTGTAAATCCTTACCTGGCTCCTGCCTTCAGTCATATGCCTCCAGAGCCTATCCACACGACTCCAGCCAGCTTCAGAGCCATGCCTCTGTCAACACCATTTCGAAATGGACCTCAGCATATTGCTGGTCATGCTCATAGAGAAATGAATCTAGAAAGGCACCCTGCAAAGTTGACGACGCTTTCAGGCAAGGATCTCCTGGAAGACAAGAACAGGTCGGGCCTAAAGGATCTCCCAGAAGACAAGAACAAATCACAGGACGCGGATGCGTCCTTCTCTCTGTTCCAGTTCAACCTGCCAATAGCTTCGCCTGTAACACCATCATCTAAAGATGATAAGAATGGAGAGTTGACCGCAAGGACGCCATTGCTTCAGGTTCAAGCTCAGCTTTGCTCGAGGGAGCAGGCAGATGTGAAGGAGTATAATCTGTTCTCCTCGAAAGATAATGGTATATTTTCGTGCTCGAAAGATAATGATATATTTTCGTTTATGTAG
- the LOC101766091 gene encoding uncharacterized protein LOC101766091 isoform X2, translated as MVVAEDTKELLFIPTESDKIEPPRNLGPGEYMIPGQLVFPEPGKLKFRDVMFQQSTPGGIRANYLDAHAFITKNLLQPGIRVPDDIKHQLKLMKSPESATMGPLISRHASVVPWGLRRGLVMSYIPYIRHVLPHVDPAAEATVLSEMPYLDDWIERAKNNKLLELFFNHRRDKYRADATGLLDFFYDISINKMEWCWSRCFKPDGGYPPGESGYKPDETEIVMTVTYPELMPKIQESLWKTNHLQKAR; from the coding sequence ATGGTGGTAGCCGAAGACACCAAAGAGTTGCTGTTCATTCCTACTGAGTCTGACAAGATTGAGCCACCACGGAATCTCGGCCCTGGTGAGTATATGATTCCTGGGCAGTTGGTGTTCCCTGAACCTGGGAAGCTCAAGTTCAGAGACGTGATGTTTCAGCAGAGCACTCCTGGTGGTATCCGAGCTAACTACTTGGATGCTCACGCCTTCATCACCAAGAACCTCCTTCAGCCAGGGATACGTGTCCCTGATGACATCAAGCACCAGCTGAAGCTCATGAAGTCTCCTGAGTCGGCAACCATGGGCCCCCTCATCTCCAGGCACGCGTCTGTGGTGCCATGGGGACTTCGGCGAGGGCTTGTCATGTCCTACATCCCATACATCCGTCACGTGCTGCCACATGTTGACCCTGCTGCTGAGGCGACGGTTCTCAGTGAGATGCCGTACCTTGATGATTGGATTGAGAGAGCAAAGAACAACAAGCTCCTAGAGCTCTTCTTCAACCACCGCCGAGACAAGTATCGTGCAGATGCAACTGGTTTGCTCGATTTCTTCTACGATATCTCAATCAATAAGATGGAGTGGTGCTGGTCTCGCTGTTTCAAACCTGATGGTGGGTATCCACCTGGTGAATCTGGGTACAAGCCTGATGAGACTGAGATTGTGATGACGGTGACATACCCTGAGTTAATGCCCAAGATCCAGGAGTCACTCTGGAAGACGAACCACCTGCAGAAGGCACGATAA
- the LOC101765269 gene encoding metal tolerance protein 4 codes for MDANGRGEDGDARAPLLAGPGRRRNSVASMRGEFVSRLPKKVLDAVDPEHPSHVDFSRSKGLPEGEREYYEKQFATLRSFEEVDSIEESNEIDEEEELAEQNQSEFAMKISNYANIILLALKVYATIKSGSIAIAASTLDSLLDLMAGGILWFTHLSMKSINVYKYPIGKLRVQPVGIIIFAAVMATLGFQVFIQAVEKLIVNEAPAKLNQVQLLWLYSIMIFATVVKLALWLYCRTSGNKIVRAYAKDHYFDVVTNVVGLAAAVLGDRFYWWIDPVGAIALAVYTITNWSGTVWENAVSLVGESAPPEMLQKLTYLAIRHHPQIKRVDTVRAYTFGVLYFVEVDIELPEDLPLKEAHAIGESLQIKIEELPEVERAFVHLDFECDHKPEHSILSKLPSNQP; via the exons ATGGACGCGAACGGGCGCGGGGAGGATGGCGACGCGCGGGCGCCGCTCCTGGCGGggcccgggcggcggcgcaacTCGGTGGCGTCGATGCGCGGGGAGTTCGTCTCGCGCCTGCCCAAGAAGGTGCTCGACGCCGTCGACCCCGAGCACCCGTCGCACGTCGACTTCTCCCGCTCCAAGGGCCTCCCCGAAG GGGAGAGAGAGTACTATGAAAAACAGTTTGCCACGTTGAGGTCCTTTGAGGAAGTTGACTCAATAGAAGAATCCAATGAAattgatgaggaagaggagctTGCGGAGCAAAACCAGAGTGAATTTGCCATGAAGATATCAAATTACGCAAACATTATTCTCTTAGCGTTGAAG gTATACGCCACAATTAAAAGTGGATCAATCGCTATAGCTGCCTCAACACTGGATTCACTGCTTGATCTCATGGCTGGTGGTATCCTTTGGTTCACACATCTGTCAATGAAGAGCATCAATGTCTACAAGTACCCCATTGGCAAACTGAGGGTACAGCCTGTAGGCATTATCATCTTTGCTGCTGTCATGGCCACTTTAG GCTTCCAAGTATTTATTCAAGCTGTTGAAAAGCTGATAGTGAATGAGGCTCCAGCTAAACTGAACCAAGTACAACTCTTGTGGCTATATTCAATCATGATCTTTGCAACAGTGGTGAAATTAGCTCTCTGGCTCTATTGCCGAACATCTGGTAACAAGATCGTCCGTGCTTACGCTAAG GATCACTATTTTGATGTTGTCACAAATGTAGTGGGTTTGGCTGCTGCTGTCCTTGGCGATAGATTCTACTGGTGGATTGATCCAGTTGGTGCAATTGCCCTTGCAGTCTACACAATTACAAATTGGTCTGGAACGGTGTGGGAAAATGCAG TTTCACTGGTAGGTGAATCAGCTCCTCCAGAAATGCTTCAGAAGTTGACATATCTAGCTATCAGACATCATCCTCAAATTAAGCGTGTCGATACAGTTCGGGCATACACCTTTGGGGTGCTTTACTTTGTTGAG GTTGACATCGAGCTCCCTGAGGACTTGCCACTAAAGGAGGCACACGCCATCGGAGAATCACTCCAGATCAAGATCGAGGAGCTCCCCGAAGTCGAGCGAGCATTCGTTCACCTCGATTTCGAGTGCGACCACAAGCCGGAGCACTCGATTCTCAGCAAGCTGCCCAGCAACCAGCCTTGA
- the LOC101766091 gene encoding uncharacterized protein LOC101766091 isoform X1, with product MVRFGNIAYDLPRHIVRKTLVNLQGKPCPDPVCTVAEYTARHPVVVPVPSEGVRLVGEKLGRCFSTTSEPGMKLISSLTTALKEFHDSDICVSGFDESNMVVAEDTKELLFIPTESDKIEPPRNLGPGEYMIPGQLVFPEPGKLKFRDVMFQQSTPGGIRANYLDAHAFITKNLLQPGIRVPDDIKHQLKLMKSPESATMGPLISRHASVVPWGLRRGLVMSYIPYIRHVLPHVDPAAEATVLSEMPYLDDWIERAKNNKLLELFFNHRRDKYRADATGLLDFFYDISINKMEWCWSRCFKPDGGYPPGESGYKPDETEIVMTVTYPELMPKIQESLWKTNHLQKAR from the coding sequence ATGGTGCGATTCGGTAACATTGCCTACGACTTACCACGGCACATTGTCCGTAAGACCCTCGTAAACCTCCAAGGAAAGCCATGTCCAGACCCTGTGTGCACAGTGGCAGAATACACTGCTCGCCACCCAGTGGTTGTGCCAGTGCCAAGTGAGGGTGTCCGGCTGGTTGGTGAGAAGCTCGGGAGGTGCTTCTCCACGACCAGCGAGCCAGGTATGAAGCTCATCTCGTCTCTCACCACAGCGCTAAAAGAGTTCCACGATTCTGACATCTGTGTGTCTGGCTTTGATGAGTCCAACATGGTGGTAGCCGAAGACACCAAAGAGTTGCTGTTCATTCCTACTGAGTCTGACAAGATTGAGCCACCACGGAATCTCGGCCCTGGTGAGTATATGATTCCTGGGCAGTTGGTGTTCCCTGAACCTGGGAAGCTCAAGTTCAGAGACGTGATGTTTCAGCAGAGCACTCCTGGTGGTATCCGAGCTAACTACTTGGATGCTCACGCCTTCATCACCAAGAACCTCCTTCAGCCAGGGATACGTGTCCCTGATGACATCAAGCACCAGCTGAAGCTCATGAAGTCTCCTGAGTCGGCAACCATGGGCCCCCTCATCTCCAGGCACGCGTCTGTGGTGCCATGGGGACTTCGGCGAGGGCTTGTCATGTCCTACATCCCATACATCCGTCACGTGCTGCCACATGTTGACCCTGCTGCTGAGGCGACGGTTCTCAGTGAGATGCCGTACCTTGATGATTGGATTGAGAGAGCAAAGAACAACAAGCTCCTAGAGCTCTTCTTCAACCACCGCCGAGACAAGTATCGTGCAGATGCAACTGGTTTGCTCGATTTCTTCTACGATATCTCAATCAATAAGATGGAGTGGTGCTGGTCTCGCTGTTTCAAACCTGATGGTGGGTATCCACCTGGTGAATCTGGGTACAAGCCTGATGAGACTGAGATTGTGATGACGGTGACATACCCTGAGTTAATGCCCAAGATCCAGGAGTCACTCTGGAAGACGAACCACCTGCAGAAGGCACGATAA
- the LOC101775412 gene encoding uncharacterized protein LOC101775412: MKFIYILAGWEELASNSRVLHDAMSQDHAFVIPIGKYYIVDARYTNESGFLAPYRSTRYHLNEWAAQGHNPSTTKELFNLHHSTARNVIERTFGLLKIRWAILRSNSYFDLQNQNIEKSKKSCSDRGYISWNDDMEKALLDTFVEYYNKGDRCQNGWKSHVYTATLKNVREKCHVDITKNNIMLRNKTFNKHYTIINGMRGFGWDWNKNKISVDSVSVWEAYVAKNKEATGYTQDCLVLGLN, translated from the exons ATGAAATTTATTTACATCTTAGCGGGATGGGAAGAATTGGCTTCAAATTCACGTGTGCTACATGATGCAATGTCTCAGGACCATGCATTTGTTATTCCAATTGGGAAATACTATATAGTAGATGCTAGATACACCAATGAATCAGGCTTTCTTGCTCCATATCGATCCACTCGCTACCACTTGAACGAGTGGGCTGCTCAAGGGCATAATCCATCCACTACCAAAGAACTATTCAATTTGCACCATTCAACAGCTAGAAATGTGATAGAGAGAACATTTGGGCTATTGAAGATAAGGTGGGCTATACTAAGAAGCAACTCATATTTTGACTTACAAAATCAG AATATAGAGAAGAGCAAGAAGTCATGCTCGGACAGGGGTTACATTTCTTGGAATGACGACATGGAGAAAGCTCTTCTTGACACATTTGTGGAGTACTATAACAAGGGTGACAGATGCCAAAATGGGTGGAAGTCTCATGTCTATACAGCTACTCTCAAGAATGTTCGAGAAAAATGTCATGTGGATATCACAAAAAACAACATCATGTTGAGGAATAAGACCTTTAACAAGCACTAcactatcatcaatggtatgcgtggatttggttgggattggaaCAAGAACAAAATATCTGTTGATAGTGTTTCTGTATGGGAAGCATATGTGGCG aaaaacaaagaagctaCTGGGTACACGCAAGATTGTCTTGTACTAGGACTCAATTAG